In Acropora muricata isolate sample 2 chromosome 11, ASM3666990v1, whole genome shotgun sequence, one DNA window encodes the following:
- the LOC136889790 gene encoding uncharacterized protein: MASVGVTSASQEISPSFEKLLRDVTANLSPKELRHAVSSIKTNFEGKFNSKDDQDLYSCLHLFANQGVVSEDNLTLLEKFVVTPHTSNKATIEAKIHNFKATRPFQEPRREELTGRNRDLTNVISMLTTDRSTVLNLYGSSGVGKTRLATEAFSQWSGPKFKVDLREIDEMKDVHFHVFLALSERSGQVEVSYEANTVIAKMEQVKRNSERDILLLLDNADKFIAAANELNASFGSLLDRLLGTPAGKTTGTNLKILLTSRCEFRHGMSLKVQNHELRALERESSDQLLQNQGRISEVPINQREKLVDMCKGKPLLLNGMAAILRQEIADAERLLGTIEQELDVPQTQETGRASKNTEKVERFDVKEEGIDQEQLSCLKKIFFFLPSNTLKESAVSLSLFCRPFTVETAAKILDVDPSEAAIRLEGMRNSKIITVTEDKELHYDIHPLMRNFLKSVGNVKMFSKAFQKSKENFSKHFFSRLTELSSLLDKDFVKASESFEVEKQNFEVALDISLQADSLLISEEHHESLMICYLLEAMLDANQGNRIFRSWADKAIEDSVFRSEIRCQEALQVLRLEGWRKAAEVLKESKGILSRMPKDRKKTVSFKLARSSFLFAEGEVYYERGNFPRALKVLSKSLKIMEILLKSHTSTCRCLNAIGNCYIKLEQPEEAIKYYQKALTMRKDLSSSGEHCDMPLFQSQIGAVYEAQKMFHEAIDHYKKALDLATKLKLPGVLLLALFNRNIGNAYAWLEQYDQAYEYAKKAYDIRKDILGNHPLTARSAFQMAEICLNLDEFDEADEYYEEAWEIEKSLGLGNHSDVRDRIISGCRKILSGRRKKVFDEEVFEFYQRCWEEERSCEDFAFTQANKNIIDYINERLKSGGGDKEMKKKYQREALWFYEGMWKSPETERLPYEFREDILTTLLKLCDILGEEELLRRYKVDEFKFYEKRWRKERKDMKQQDKYDILSTLVDLATFLCYDKKVVKYNRLLQDFRKPRTSYLLSLSLSGSAVPDNDDDDDISDESDAEAGGAVGNDDEGVDDADDDDDDDEVGGEKEKKEEEEVQEVFEERIEYGGGEEEQEEGGIQDEEVETHEQGDQEQDNTDGEFGEEINETTVQNISQQIHSLQLEEQEEAIAEHPSRTTIFEGIVTSEGFHLDLNAGAIHLTFPPDAVAEPTNIMVYRWKYGACLPQLAEHEAVVSDVFEISAAREVGGLKFNSEVKLVLPHSAADLEGYELVLKRLTDMEKNEWEEIAGFENIPQVSDMEDDYPCPNNVPYSFPVVKVRITKCSTYAVVSRLKLSPADTITVSGGTLAHSDYPEDTITVPEKAVETETKLSLQLKETPGTVNKNPARASSSGVTPLEIYLRGPKALKAYYKALEEGETRERRIPLMLIGQARSGKTSLKKSLKGIAFNPHEDSTVGIDVDPSYFKVTTETWKIGEEDQATNKGAKSYYEYNLGRQVIKNLKHGENLPKTDSEEQSVGQRNEVTEYSPSGMFAQGASSMHSVARTLSKTEKDDNHAFETTDFKSYPEQTTERDDALSPQKTLKDIESLLPDLLAADQVEGEDDIYSFLWDFAGESVYYETHILFLTSRAIFLLTYDLSRDPYEKALPVKKQGLFKVIEDRIGTKTNLDYLDYWMTSVSALSSQGKHHEVHPASASKVLPKTLPPVFLVCTHADQPYDGKDPRDLALEVYGELQEKSYSTHLCGKFEVDNTKSGQNPECPGVSSLRECIRAVAQELPQIKEFIPIKWLKFEKMLKVFLNNGHKWISIERAKQIAHDFCHIHGDVAFKTAIDFLHDQRILIHFDNTDDLNKLVVLDLQWLVDVMKEVITIKRYDDGEREFKFLWRKLQEQGILEEKLLQHVWEPLIGEDASFESLIAIMEKFSLLCSWPASDDLSSRTFLVPSMLKSHPPEHISKLIVSARLPSLFIKFESGQVPSRLFPRLVTQFLLWGKDGFWSSENPQLYQNFARLFTAKDDNCSVALFCHSLSIEVVVHGGSDSYKVSCAQSVFKQLLLMLECMRKEFFWLDNMRYVAGVLCTVCCRGRKVEFCHTHGKNDCEREECLHFISESELRSANEFIICTRSPTALNNKVCIKDFSAWLSSSQKTTPHAVRERLAAVSSGRDGEENSAALPRDVVQLLESRSCDSEEIVLQWMQNLNLDKTCLEQPTAETLRMMRCFSAEAKISKRSDVVKHLRDIAPAGTTGPLLPGDLGVDNIPQEQIRELTINLSGGEDWKVVAERMGFTAPEIRFLDHRTRNPFEAALAHYIDRNPMKVDDLYDILTECGMPVLADIL; encoded by the exons ATGGCGTCCGTTGGAGTGACTTCCGCATCTCAGGAAATTTCTCCCAGTTTTGAAAAACTGCTAAGGGATGTGACTGCCAATTTGAGCCCAAAAGAACTAAGGCATGCTGTGTCGTCTATCAAAACCAATTTTGAGGGAAAGTTCAATTCTAAAGACGATCAAGATTTGTACTCTTGTTTACATTTGTTCGCAAACCAAGGCGTCGTTTCAGAAGACAATCTAACGTTGTTGGAGAAGTTTGTTGTTACTCCACACACATCCAACAAAGCCACGATCGAGGctaaaattcacaatttcaAAGCAACACGACCGTTCCAAGAGCCAAGAAGAGAAGAATTAACGGGGAGAAATCGCGACTTGACGAATGTTATATCGATGCTAACAACAGATCGATCAACCGTACTTAACTTGTACGGATCCAGTGGTGTCGGAAAGACCAGGCTTGCCACGGAAGCATTTTCCCAGTGGAGTGGGCCTAAATTCAAAGTTGATTTGAGAGAAATAGATGAAATGAAGGACGTTCATTTCCacgtttttcttgcattatcaGAACGATCAGGGCAAGTGGAGGTGAGTTACGAGGCCAACACAGTCATTGCTAAAATGGAACAAGTCAAGCGGAACAGTGAAAGAGACATCCTTCTCCTCTTAGACAATGCCGATAAATTCATAGCTGCAGCCAATGAACTGAATGCAAGCTTTGGTTCGCTTTTGGATCGACTTCTTGGCACTCCTGCTGGGAAAACAACTGGAACTAACTTAAAGATCTTGTTGACATCCAGATGCGAATTTCGTCACGGTATGTCTTTGAAAGTACAAAATCACGAATTGAGAGCCTTGGAGAGGGAATCCTCAGATCAACTGCTTCAAAACCAGGGAAGAATATCTGAAGTTCCAATTAACCAACGGGAAAAACTAGTGGATATGTGCAAAGGAAAACCTTTGTTACTGAATGGCATGGCGGCCATCTTGAGACAGGAGATAGCAGATGCTGAGAGACTCCTTGGGACAATCGAGCAAGAACTTGATGTGCCGCAGACCCAAGAAACGGGACGGGCATCTAAGAACACTGAAAAAGTAGAGAGATTTGACGTTAAAGAAGAAGGAATTGACCAAGAACAATTATCATGTcttaagaaaatattttttttccttccaagTAACACACTCAAAGAATCCGCTGTTTCATTGTCGTTGTTTTGCCGACCGTTTACTGTAGAGACAGCTGCCAAGATCTTGGACGTGGATCCCTCGGAAGCTGCAATTCGTTTAGAAGGAATGCGGAATAGTAAAATAATTACGGTGACTGAAGATAAAGAACTCCATTATGACATTCATCCCTTGATGCGAAACTTTCTCAAAAGTGTCGGGAACGTCAAGATGTTTTCAAAAGCTTTTCAGAAGTCCAAGGAGaacttttcaaaacattttttttctagacTTACAGAGCTTTCGTCACTTTTGGACAAGGACTTCGTAAAAGCTTCTGAAAGCTTTGAAGTCGAGAAACAAAACTTTGAAGTTGCTTTGGACATTTCGTTGCAAGCGGACTCTTTGCTTATTTCGGAGGAACATCATGAAAGCCTCATGATTTGTTATTTGTTGGAGGCCATGCTTGATGCTAACCAGGGAAACAGAATCTTCCGCTCATGGGCTGATAAAGCAATAGAAG ACTCTGTATTTCGAAGCGAAATTCGTTGTCAGGAAGCTTTGCAAGTTCTTAGACTTGAAGGATGGCGTAAGGCAGCTGAGGTGCTGAAAGAATCGAAGGGGATCCTCAGCCGAATGCCAAAGGATAGAAAGAAGACGGTATCCTTCAAGCTAGCTAGAAGTTCATTCCTGTTTGCTGAGGGTGAAGTCTATTACGAACGTGGGAATTTTCCCCGAGCACTTAAAGTCTTGAGCAAATCCCTAAAGATAATGGAAATTTTGCTGAAAAGCCACACAAGCACCTGTCGATGCCTGAATGCAATCGGTAATTGCTACATTAAACTGGAGCAACCTGAGGAAGCAATTAAGTATTATCAAAAAGCGTTGACAATGCGAAAAGACCTCTCGTCTTCAGGTGAGCATTGTGACATGCCACTTTTCCAAAGTCAAATCGGAGCAGTTTACGAAGCACAGAAGATGTTTCATGAGGCTATTGATCATTACAAAAAGGCGTTAGATCTTGCAACGAAGCTTAAACTCCCTGGGGTCTTATTATTAGCGCTTTTCAACAGGAACATCGGAAATGCATATGCTTGGCTGGAGCAGTATGATCAGGCATACGAATACGCCAAAAAAGCATATGACATTAGGAAAGACATCCTCGGAAACCACCCATTAACTGCCCGGAGTGCCTTTCAAATGGCCGAAATCTGTTTGAATCTCGATGAGTTTGACGAGGCGGACGAATACTACGAAGAAGCCTGGGAGATTGAGAAGTCCTTGGGGCTAGGAAACCACAGCGATGTGCGGGACAGGATCATTTCAGGGTGCAGGAAGATACTAAGTGGACGGAGAAAGAAGGTCTTCGATGAGGAAGTGTTCGAATTTTACCAGCGTTGCTGGGAGGAGGAAAGAAGCTGCGAAGACTTTGCGTTCACTCAAGCTAACAAGAACATCATTGATTATATCAATGAACGACTGAAGAGTGGCGGGGGTGATAAAGAGATGAAGAAAAAATATCAGCGTGAGGCACTTTGGTTTTACGAGGGAATGTGGAAGTCACCTGAGACTGAAAGGCTTCCTTACGAGTTTAGAGAGGATATCTTAACTACTCTATTGAAATTGTGCGACATCCTTGGTGAAGAGGAATTGCTAAGGAGGTACAAAGTCGATGAATTTAAATTTTACGAGAAGAGATGGAGGAAAGAGAGAAAAGACATGAAACAGCAGGATAAATATGATATCCTCAGTACTCTGGTTGACCTTGCTACATTTCTTTGCTATGACAAGAAGGTAGTCAAGTACAACAGGCTTTTGCAG gATTTCAGGAAACCAAGAACATCTTATCTGCTCTCTTTATCACTGTCTGGATCAGCAG TGCCTGataacgatgacgatgacgacatTAGCGATGAAAGTGATGCGGAAGCTGGTGGTGCTGTTGGTAACGATGATGAAGGTGttgatgatgctgatgatgatgatgatgatgatgaagttgGCGGTGAAAAGGAGAAGAAGGAGGAAGAAGAGGTCCAGGAAGTGTTTGAAGAGAGGATAGAGTACGGAGGGGGTGAGGAGGAGCAGGAAGAAGGAGGTATTCAAGACGAGGAGGTAGAAACACACGAGCAGGGGGACCAGGAACAGGACAACACTGATGGTGAATTCGGCGAGGAGATAAATGAGACGACAGTACAAAATATCTCTCAGCAAATCCACTCATTACAGCTGGAGGAACAAGAAGAAGCAATTGCAGAGCATCCCTCGAGGACAACAATATTCGA aggAATTGTGACAAGCGAGGGCTTCCACTTGGATTTAAATGCTGGGGCCATTCACCTAACCTTCCCTCCGGATGCTGTGGCTGAGCCCACCAATATAATGGTCTACAGATGGAAATATGGAGCCTGTTTACCTCAACTCGCCGAGCATGAGGCTGTTGTGAGTGATGTATTTGAGATCTCAGCCGCCAGAGAGGTCGGCGGCTTAAAATTCAACAGTGAGGTGAAACTGGTTCTTCCACACAGTGCTGCGGACCTTGAAGGCTACGAACTAGTTCTGAAAAGACTCACAGATATGGAGAAGAATGAATGGGAAGAAATAGCTGGATTTGAGAATATTCCACAAGTTTCAG ATATGGAGGATGATTACCCATGTCCAAATAACGTTCCATATTCTTTTCCTGTGGTAAAGGTTCGCATTACAAAATGTTCAACATATGCTGTGGTGTCTCGACTGAAGTTGTCTCCAGCAGACACCATCACAGTCAGTGGCGGAACTTTAGCCCACTCCGATTATCCTGAAGACACAATCACAGTACCTGAAAAGGCTGTTGAAACTGAGACAAAACTTTCTTTGCAACTTAAG GAAACACCGGGTACAGTTAACAAAAACCCTGCGAGGGCATCCTCTAGTGGAG TTACTCCTCTTGAAATTTATTTACGTGGTCCTAAGGCCTTGAAGGCTTATTACAAGGCTCTTGAAGAGGGAGAGACCCGCGAAAGAAGAATTCCTCTCATGCTGATTGGGCAAGCTCGTTCTGGAAAGACCAGCCTGAAAAAGTCGCTTAAGGGAATAGCATTCAACCCACATGAAGACAGCACTGTTGGGATAGATGTTGATCCTTCCTACTTCAAAGTAACCACTGAAACTTGGAAGATAGGAGAGGAGGATCAAGCTACAAACAAAGGGGCAAAAAGTTATTATGAGTATAATTTAGGTCGTCAAGTAATTAAAAATCTAAAACATGGTGAAAATCTTCCTAAGACTGACTCTGAGGAACAAAGTGTAGGTCAAAGAAATGAGGTCACCGAATATTCCCCTTCTGGAATGTTTGCTCAAGGTGCGTCTTCTATGCATTCCGTAGCTAGAACACTTTCTAAAACAGAGAAAGATGATAATCATGCTTTTGAAACCACAGATTTCAAATCTTACCCAGAGCAGACAACAGAGAGAGATGACGCTCTTTCTCCACAAAAGACACTCAAAGATATAGAATCCTTGCTGCCAGACTTACTTGCAGCTGACCAGGTGGAAGGTGAAGATGACATCTACTCGTTTTTGTGGGATTTTGCTGGCGAATCAGTGTATTATGAGACTCATATACTCTTTCTGACGTCAAGGGCAATCTTCCTCTTGACTTATGACCTCAGCCGAGATCCTTATGAAAAAGCGCTTCCCGTGAAAAAGCAGGGATTGTTCAAGGTTATTGAAGACAGAATTGGAACAAAAACTAACCTTGACTATCTAGACTACTGGATGACTTCAGTTTCTGCATTATCTAGTCAAGGTAAACATCATGAAGTGCACCCAGCTTCAGCGTCTAAAGTTCTCCCCAAGACACTTCCACCTGTTTTTCTAGTTTGTACGCATGCTGATCAACCTTACGATGGGAAAGATCCTAGAGATCTGGCCCTTGAAGTGTATGGCGAATTGCAGGAGAAGTCTTACAGTACCCACCTGTGCGGTAAGTTTGAAGTCGACAATACTAAATCAGGCCAGAACCCAGAGTGTCCAGGAGTGTCAAGCTTACGAGAATGCATTCGAGCAGTTGCCCAGGAGCTTCCACAAATTAAGGAATTTATTCCTATCAAGTGGTTGAAGTTTGAGAAAATGCTTAAAGTCTTTCTGAATAACGGTCATAAATGGATTAGCATTGAGCGCGCAAAGCAGATAGCACATGATTTCTGCCATATCCACGGCGATGTGGCATTTAAGACAGCGATTGACTTTTTGCACGATCAGAGAATTTTGATACATTTTGACAACACTGATGACTTGAACAAATTAGTTGTTTTGGATCTCCAATGGTTGGTCGACGTTATGAAGGAAGTAATTACCATTAAACGCTATGATGATGGAGAAAGAGAGTTCAAGTTCCTGTGGCGTAAGCTACAGGAACAAGGAATCCTGGAAGAGAAACTCCTGCAGCATGTTTGGGAGCCGTTGATTGGAGAGGATGCCAGTTTTGAAAGCCTTATCGCAATCATGGAGAAATTCAGCTTGCTGTGTTCTTGGCCCGCATCAGACGATTTATCTAGTAGGACTTTTTTGGTGCCTTCCATGTTAAAGTCGCATCCACCAGAGCACATTTCCAAATTGATTGTATCTGCACGACTCCCTTCTCTTTTCATCAAGTTTGAATCTGGGCAAGTTCCATCGCGCTTGTTTCCGCGGCTCGTGACTCAGTTTCTTCTGTGGGGCAAGGATGGATTTTGGAGCTCAGAGAATCCTCAGTTGTATCAGAATTTTGCCAGATTATTCACCGCTAAGGACGACAATTGCTCTGTTGCTCTCTTTTGTCATTCTTTGTCCATTGAAGTTGTTGTCCATGGGGGCAGTGATTCGTATAAGGTGTCTTGTGCCCAATCAGTTTTCAAGCAGCTCCTTTTGATGCTTGAATGTATGCGCAAAGAGTTCTTTTGGTTGGACAATATGAGATATGTAGCTGGGGTGCTTTGTACGGTTTGTTGCCGTGGGAGGAAAGTAGAGTTTTGCCACACTCACGGCAAGAATGATTGTGAGCGAGAGGAATGTCTTCATTTCATATCTGAATCTGAGTTGCGTAGTGCCAATGAGTTCATCATCTGCACCAGATCACCAACTGCACTGAATAACAAAGTTTGCATCAAGGATTTTTCAGCGTGGCTTAGTTCGAGTCAAAAG